A single region of the Devosia sp. FJ2-5-3 genome encodes:
- a CDS encoding cobyrinate a,c-diamide synthase, whose translation MGVSKHAMNPNPTGLLITAPRSGSGKTLITLGLLAALRQQGKIVAPAKTGPDYIDPIYLSRAAGREAINLDPWAMDATQLRALAAQQATGADLLLVEGVMGLFDGAADGKGSTGDLAETLKLPVILVADADRQSQSIAPLVAGFAHWRPGVRVAGIIINRVASARHERMLTTALNALDIPVLGAIPRRTDLTVPERHLGLVLPGEIDGFDGFLTAAATAMADYIDLATLAHLAAPLPPANAAPRALAPLGQRIAIARDAAFAFLYPHLLDGWRAAGAELSFFSPLADEAPSTDSDAIFLPGGYPELHGPALAAAQNFRSGLIAARDRNALIYGECGGFMVLGEALVDKSGTSHAMTGLLPTTTRIDRPKRVLGYRRLLHDSPLPWPAGLNGHEFHYSSAKGASLPPLFEALDAEAIRQPPMGAQLNRVMGSYAHVISAP comes from the coding sequence GTGGGGGTTTCCAAGCACGCCATGAACCCTAACCCCACCGGCCTCCTCATCACCGCCCCACGTTCGGGCTCGGGCAAAACCCTCATCACTCTCGGCCTCCTCGCCGCCCTTCGGCAGCAGGGCAAAATCGTCGCGCCCGCCAAAACCGGCCCGGACTATATCGATCCCATCTATCTCTCCCGCGCCGCCGGCCGCGAAGCCATAAACCTCGACCCCTGGGCCATGGACGCCACCCAGCTGCGCGCCCTTGCCGCTCAGCAGGCCACTGGCGCCGATCTCCTCCTCGTCGAGGGTGTCATGGGCCTTTTCGATGGCGCCGCCGATGGCAAGGGCTCCACCGGCGATCTCGCCGAAACCCTAAAACTCCCCGTCATTCTCGTCGCCGATGCCGATCGCCAGAGCCAGTCCATCGCCCCGCTTGTTGCCGGCTTTGCCCATTGGCGCCCCGGCGTGCGCGTCGCGGGGATCATCATCAATCGCGTTGCCTCTGCGCGCCACGAGCGCATGCTGACCACGGCGCTCAATGCCCTCGATATCCCGGTCCTCGGCGCCATTCCCCGCCGCACCGATCTCACCGTCCCCGAGCGCCATCTCGGCCTCGTTCTTCCCGGCGAAATCGACGGCTTTGATGGCTTTCTAACCGCCGCCGCGACCGCCATGGCCGACTATATTGATCTCGCCACACTGGCCCATCTCGCCGCGCCTCTCCCCCCGGCGAACGCCGCGCCGCGTGCCCTGGCTCCCCTCGGCCAACGCATCGCCATCGCCCGCGATGCTGCTTTCGCCTTCCTTTATCCCCATCTCCTCGATGGCTGGCGCGCCGCCGGGGCCGAGCTCTCCTTCTTCTCCCCGCTTGCCGATGAAGCGCCCTCAACGGATTCCGACGCCATATTCCTCCCCGGCGGCTATCCCGAACTCCACGGCCCAGCTCTCGCCGCCGCGCAAAATTTTAGATCCGGCCTCATCGCCGCCCGCGACCGCAATGCGCTCATTTACGGCGAGTGCGGTGGCTTTATGGTCTTGGGCGAGGCCCTGGTCGACAAATCCGGCACCAGCCACGCCATGACCGGCCTTCTGCCCACCACCACCCGCATCGACCGCCCCAAGCGCGTCCTCGGCTATCGCCGTCTCCTCCACGACAGCCCCTTGCCTTGGCCCGCTGGACTCAATGGCCACGAATTCCACTATTCCTCCGCCAAGGGAGCGAGCCTGCCCCCCCTGTTCGAAGCCCTCGACGCCGAAGCCATCCGCCAGCCCCCCATGGGTGCCCAACTCAACCGCGTCATGGGCTCTTACGCTCACGTCATCTCTGCGCCATAA
- the cobA gene encoding uroporphyrinogen-III C-methyltransferase, which translates to MSLPLSHFSRLDGADFPVFEPGSVWLVGAGPGGPGLLTLLAYHALGQADVIVHDALVSPQTLALAPAHIERIHAGKRGGKPSPLQSDISLQLIALARAGKRVLRLKGGDPFMFGRGGEEAGALARENIAFRIVPGISSGLGGLAYAGLPITHRDTNHAVIFLTGHDESGAVPGGVDWPAVAQAAPVIVMFMAVKHLPAITERLLAAGRRADERLTIVSHAANPDQSVLETTLGEAGTLTDIPTPAIVVLGAVANYRQSLDWYVEEVRRHVFG; encoded by the coding sequence ATGAGCCTGCCACTCTCCCATTTTTCGCGTCTCGACGGCGCCGATTTTCCTGTGTTTGAACCCGGCAGTGTGTGGCTCGTCGGTGCGGGCCCCGGCGGGCCGGGCCTCCTCACGCTTCTGGCCTATCATGCGCTGGGGCAAGCCGATGTCATCGTCCACGATGCCCTGGTGTCTCCGCAAACCCTCGCGCTCGCGCCAGCCCATATCGAGCGCATCCATGCCGGCAAGCGCGGTGGAAAACCTTCGCCGCTGCAGTCCGACATTTCCCTCCAGCTCATCGCCCTTGCCAGGGCCGGCAAGCGCGTCCTGCGCCTCAAAGGCGGCGATCCCTTCATGTTTGGCCGCGGCGGCGAAGAAGCCGGCGCGCTGGCCCGTGAGAACATTGCTTTCCGCATCGTGCCCGGCATTTCTTCGGGGCTTGGGGGCCTGGCCTATGCGGGCCTCCCCATCACCCATCGCGATACCAACCACGCCGTCATCTTCCTCACCGGCCACGACGAAAGCGGCGCCGTCCCCGGCGGCGTCGATTGGCCTGCCGTGGCCCAGGCCGCGCCGGTCATCGTCATGTTCATGGCGGTAAAACATCTCCCCGCCATCACCGAGCGCCTGCTCGCTGCCGGCCGCCGCGCCGACGAGCGCCTCACCATCGTCTCCCACGCCGCCAATCCCGACCAGTCGGTCCTCGAAACCACCCTCGGCGAAGCCGGCACCCTCACCGACATCCCCACCCCCGCCATCGTCGTCCTCGGCGCCGTAGCCAACTACCGACAAAGCCTCGACTGGTACGTCGAAGAAGTGCGCAGACATGTGTTTGGCTAG
- a CDS encoding cobalt-precorrin-6A reductase — MKILILGGTTEARELANRLVAEGHDITTSLAGRTRDPKLPQGGIRMGRFGGIPGLAAYLNAAGIEALVDATHPYAGQISVNAVAAAGAGGVKLVRVMRPAWEPLPGQRWTIVDTMAEAARSIPTGADVLLTTGHSGLEIFLERDDCHFIVRLIEPPEFKVPGHAEILLSRPPYDVDSEIQLMQRHGVTHLVSKNSGGRQTAGKLEAAHRLGVTVIMIGRPHYGPALEVASVDAVVAALGL, encoded by the coding sequence ATGAAAATCCTCATTCTGGGCGGAACGACCGAAGCCCGGGAACTTGCCAACCGCCTCGTGGCGGAGGGGCACGACATTACTACATCCCTGGCCGGCAGGACGCGCGACCCCAAACTGCCGCAGGGCGGCATTCGCATGGGCCGGTTCGGCGGCATTCCAGGCCTTGCGGCCTATCTCAACGCGGCGGGGATCGAGGCCCTTGTGGACGCTACGCATCCTTATGCCGGGCAAATCTCGGTCAATGCGGTTGCGGCGGCGGGGGCCGGTGGCGTGAAGCTGGTGCGGGTGATGCGGCCGGCCTGGGAGCCCCTGCCCGGCCAGCGCTGGACCATAGTCGACACCATGGCGGAGGCCGCGCGCAGCATTCCCACCGGCGCCGATGTGCTGCTGACGACGGGCCATAGCGGGCTGGAGATCTTTCTTGAGCGCGACGATTGCCACTTTATCGTGCGGCTGATCGAGCCGCCGGAATTCAAGGTGCCCGGCCATGCGGAAATCCTGCTCTCCCGGCCGCCCTATGACGTCGACAGCGAAATCCAACTGATGCAGCGCCATGGGGTGACGCATCTGGTCAGCAAGAATTCGGGCGGGCGGCAGACGGCTGGCAAGCTCGAAGCCGCCCACAGACTGGGCGTGACGGTGATCATGATCGGGAGACCGCATTACGGGCCTGCGCTGGAAGTGGCGAGCGTGGACGCGGTGGTGGCGGCGCTGGGGCTGTAG
- a CDS encoding cobalamin biosynthesis protein produces MMRIWTSGLAPTLEHQDRPVIVVGLGARRDTGADEILALIETALARQGLAARSIAFCVTHPDKLDHPGLFAAAVRLGVELRAADPVEFSRPVPNPSTRVTRLFGVPAIAEAAAQSFGPLLLEKIASAGATCALSRLAYSPSAATTASTLATSSAGP; encoded by the coding sequence ATGATGAGAATTTGGACTTCCGGGCTCGCGCCCACTCTAGAGCACCAGGATAGGCCCGTTATTGTTGTCGGGCTCGGTGCGCGCCGCGATACGGGAGCCGATGAAATCCTGGCGCTTATCGAGACGGCACTCGCGCGTCAGGGGCTTGCCGCCCGCTCCATAGCCTTCTGCGTCACGCATCCCGACAAGCTCGATCATCCCGGCCTCTTTGCCGCCGCTGTCAGGCTGGGCGTTGAGCTGCGCGCCGCCGACCCCGTCGAGTTTTCACGCCCCGTCCCCAATCCCTCGACCAGGGTCACGCGCCTCTTCGGCGTTCCCGCCATTGCCGAGGCCGCCGCCCAGTCATTCGGCCCGCTACTTCTCGAGAAAATCGCCTCCGCCGGCGCCACCTGCGCCCTTTCGCGTCTCGCCTACAGCCCCAGCGCCGCCACCACCGCGTCCACGCTCGCCACTTCCAGCGCAGGCCCGTAA
- a CDS encoding cation diffusion facilitator family transporter: MAITNKTLAVAAASLAVGLIVLGIKFFAWRLTGSIALYSDALESIVNVVTALVALVAVRFAQKPADAALPYGYHKAEYFSAVVVGVMIIIAAILVGREAYLGFLAPSLPEAPMEGIALSLVATLINLAWARVLIRQGQKARSPALEADGKHLMTDVVSTIGVVIGLGLVYLTGFALLDPLLAALVALNILWSGWGVIKDSVGGLMDVAVDPETRKLIREVIATNADGAIEAHDIRTRQAGKLTFIDFHLVVPGTMSVDEAHTICDCIEAKLREAVKDVQITIHVEPENKAKHSGIVVV, translated from the coding sequence ATGGCCATCACGAACAAGACCCTGGCCGTGGCCGCGGCCAGCCTGGCTGTCGGCCTCATCGTCTTGGGAATCAAGTTTTTTGCCTGGCGGCTGACCGGCTCGATCGCGCTTTATTCCGATGCGCTGGAATCCATCGTCAATGTGGTGACGGCCCTCGTGGCGCTGGTCGCGGTGCGGTTCGCACAAAAGCCGGCGGATGCCGCCCTGCCCTATGGCTATCACAAGGCCGAGTATTTTTCGGCCGTCGTGGTGGGGGTGATGATCATCATTGCGGCCATACTTGTCGGTCGCGAAGCCTATCTGGGGTTTCTCGCGCCGAGCCTGCCCGAAGCGCCGATGGAGGGTATTGCCCTCAGCCTCGTGGCGACGTTGATCAATCTGGCCTGGGCGCGTGTGCTGATCCGCCAGGGACAAAAGGCCCGTTCACCCGCGCTCGAGGCCGATGGCAAGCATCTGATGACCGATGTGGTGTCCACGATTGGCGTCGTGATCGGACTGGGGCTGGTTTACCTGACAGGCTTTGCGCTGCTCGATCCCCTGCTGGCGGCGCTGGTTGCGCTCAACATCCTGTGGTCGGGCTGGGGCGTGATCAAGGATAGTGTCGGCGGGCTGATGGATGTGGCGGTGGATCCCGAAACGCGGAAGCTGATCCGCGAGGTTATTGCCACCAATGCCGATGGTGCCATCGAGGCGCACGATATTCGCACGCGGCAGGCCGGCAAGCTGACCTTTATCGATTTTCACCTGGTGGTGCCGGGAACGATGAGCGTGGATGAGGCGCACACGATCTGCGACTGCATCGAGGCGAAGCTGCGCGAAGCGGTGAAAGATGTGCAGATCACCATCCATGTGGAGCCGGAAAACAAGGCCAAGCACTCCGGCATTGTGGTGGTTTAA
- the cobO gene encoding cob(I)yrinic acid a,c-diamide adenosyltransferase, whose protein sequence is MSEAERDAYHAEKMKKKKAARDKILSTKTEEKGLLVVHTGKGKGKSTAAFGMVFRALGNGMRVGVVQFVKGVWNTGERTVLDKFPDQVTINAMGEGFTWDVADRQRDLAAARKAWDQAKALIMDPSYDMVLLDELNICLRYDYLPIEEVVETLANKPAEKHVIVTGRNAKDELIEIADLVTEMTEIKHHFRAGVKAQKGIEF, encoded by the coding sequence ATGTCCGAGGCCGAACGCGACGCCTATCACGCCGAAAAAATGAAGAAGAAGAAGGCGGCCCGCGACAAGATCCTCTCCACCAAGACCGAGGAAAAGGGTCTTCTTGTCGTCCACACCGGCAAGGGCAAGGGCAAGTCCACCGCCGCCTTCGGCATGGTCTTCCGGGCCCTGGGCAATGGCATGCGTGTGGGCGTGGTGCAATTCGTCAAGGGTGTCTGGAACACCGGCGAACGCACCGTGCTCGACAAATTCCCCGATCAGGTGACCATCAACGCCATGGGCGAAGGCTTTACCTGGGACGTCGCCGACCGCCAGCGCGACCTCGCCGCCGCCCGCAAGGCCTGGGACCAGGCCAAGGCGCTGATCATGGACCCGAGCTACGACATGGTCCTGCTCGACGAGCTCAACATCTGCCTGCGCTACGACTATCTCCCCATCGAGGAAGTCGTCGAAACCCTCGCCAACAAGCCTGCTGAAAAGCACGTCATCGTCACCGGCCGCAACGCCAAGGACGAACTGATCGAAATCGCCGACCTCGTCACCGAAATGACCGAGATCAAGCACCATTTCCGCGCCGGCGTAAAAGCCCAAAAGGGCATCGAGTTTTAA
- the cobN gene encoding cobaltochelatase subunit CobN → MHLLSAQAGAIQQEGEAIDLAQRPGALIFASAADSELAMLAAAADRAGEDQLRLANTLRLANNLSVDMWLDKTVAHARLVVLRLIGGVAYFQYGVDEITALCANRKIPLVLLPGDANPDPILQSRSTIPPDDWLALHHLFVAGGPDNSDAILAALSFLSEQPRSHSLPLEGRVGVGGGADTGLAAPQPFPRFGLWHPKTGMTDEVGLRSIHVHRPHSLPPAGRAGVGGVLAEHIGPSYTPILFYRAALEGAGTATLEALIAELEAQGLAPVPLLVSSLKEAACVRFVQNALAAFPPSVILNLTAFALGIADLDDKSNPFAGTDAPVIQLIQSGRSEAQWQADNLGLSSKDMAMYLVMPEVDGRIGGLLVGHKADAVWHERTQCPLTAYAPDHSGIARAVTLAKNWAILRATSRENRRIAIVLANYPIRDGRLANGVGYDAPESTVRMLAELERAGYDLSAPSPSPLEGEGARRVTEFASEFGWDEGAFPSTSADLINLLQSGPTNASPQRGTSAAILPLARYAELFAALPEETREAVTTRWGDPATDPFIRENAFHLPAHRFGNIVLLLQPARGYQLDETESYHDPALVPPHAYIAAYLWLRHEFGAHALVHNGKHGTLEWLPGKATALDADCYPDALWGQLPHLYPFIVNDPGEGTQAKRRTGAVIIDHLVPPLTRAETYGPLKDLEALLDEYYAASGMDRRRLADLKSRILDFTRDSRLDTDIGLPEDETEALIKIDNFLCDLKEAQIRDGLHIFGQSPAGDLQRDLAVALARIPRGESPSENSLIRALADDLKLGVDPLTAELGAPWTGPQLPPRTPLGTSPLEEEAGRGVNPRTIGDILEYLEALAAELITGTRTCPPEWTATNAVLDTVKTLILPRLAASGPSEMAAFLAGLDGKFIAPGPSGAPSRGRLDVLPTGRNFYSVDARAVPTPSAWELGRKSAESLVLRHLQDHGHYLKSVALSVWGTANMRTGGDDIAQALALIGAKPTWDPGSLRVSGYEIVPLAKLGRPRVDVTLRISGFFRDAFPAQIALFDRAIRAVGALDEPEEDNPIAARMRAEALGLMAAGKTEAEASLEAGARIFGSKPGTYGAGLGQLIDNGKWSEKADLADQFLRWGQYAYGAKADGIALHDRFAARLGQIDAVLHNQDNREHDLLDSDNYYQFEGGLSAAAETLSGHKPAAYHNDHSRPETPKIRTLEQEISHVMRSRVVNPKWIAGMQRHGYRGAFEIIATVDFMFAYAATTGAVKTHHFDLAFEAFVENDAIRDWLKSVNRYGYDELIEKFRDARQRGLWSPRSNSVYAFLEGEA, encoded by the coding sequence ATGCACCTCCTCTCCGCCCAGGCCGGCGCCATCCAGCAGGAAGGCGAGGCCATCGACCTCGCCCAGCGCCCCGGCGCGCTGATCTTCGCCAGCGCTGCCGACAGCGAGTTGGCCATGCTCGCCGCCGCCGCCGACCGGGCAGGGGAAGACCAACTCCGCCTCGCCAACACGCTGCGCCTCGCCAATAATCTCTCCGTCGACATGTGGCTGGACAAGACAGTCGCCCATGCCCGCCTCGTCGTCCTCCGCCTCATCGGCGGCGTCGCCTATTTCCAATATGGCGTCGACGAAATCACCGCCCTCTGCGCCAACCGCAAAATCCCGCTCGTCCTCCTGCCGGGCGATGCCAATCCCGACCCCATTCTGCAGTCCCGCTCGACCATTCCCCCCGACGACTGGCTGGCCCTCCACCACCTCTTCGTCGCCGGCGGCCCCGACAATTCCGACGCAATCCTTGCGGCGCTTTCGTTTCTGTCGGAGCAGCCTCGATCTCACTCCCTCCCCCTCGAGGGGAGGGTTGGGGTGGGGGGCGGTGCTGACACAGGGCTGGCGGCGCCGCAACCCTTCCCCCGCTTCGGCCTCTGGCACCCCAAAACCGGCATGACCGACGAAGTGGGCCTGCGCTCCATCCACGTCCACCGGCCGCACTCCCTCCCCCCCGCGGGGAGGGCTGGGGTGGGGGGCGTTCTCGCGGAGCACATCGGCCCGAGTTACACCCCCATCCTTTTCTACCGCGCCGCCCTCGAAGGTGCCGGCACCGCCACGCTCGAAGCCCTGATCGCCGAGCTTGAAGCCCAGGGTCTCGCCCCCGTGCCGCTACTGGTCTCCTCACTCAAGGAAGCCGCCTGCGTCCGCTTCGTCCAGAATGCTCTGGCTGCCTTTCCGCCGTCCGTCATCCTCAACCTCACCGCCTTCGCGTTGGGCATCGCTGATCTCGACGACAAATCAAACCCCTTCGCCGGCACCGATGCCCCTGTCATCCAGCTCATCCAGTCCGGCCGCTCCGAGGCGCAATGGCAGGCCGATAATCTCGGCCTCTCGTCAAAGGACATGGCGATGTATCTCGTCATGCCCGAAGTCGATGGCCGCATCGGTGGCTTGCTCGTCGGCCATAAGGCCGACGCTGTCTGGCACGAGCGCACCCAGTGCCCGCTTACCGCCTACGCCCCTGATCATTCGGGCATCGCCCGCGCCGTCACCCTCGCGAAAAACTGGGCCATCCTCCGCGCCACCAGCCGCGAAAACCGCCGCATCGCCATCGTCCTCGCCAACTACCCCATCCGCGACGGGCGCCTCGCCAACGGCGTCGGCTACGACGCCCCCGAAAGCACCGTGCGTATGCTCGCCGAACTCGAGCGCGCCGGCTACGATCTCTCGGCTCCGTCCCCTTCTCCCCTCGAGGGAGAAGGTGCCCGAAGGGTCACCGAATTCGCATCCGAATTCGGTTGGGATGAGGGGGCCTTCCCCTCCACCTCAGCCGACCTCATAAATCTCCTCCAGTCCGGCCCCACCAACGCCAGTCCCCAGCGCGGCACTTCCGCCGCCATCCTCCCGCTCGCGCGCTATGCCGAACTCTTCGCCGCGCTCCCCGAAGAAACCCGCGAGGCCGTCACCACCCGTTGGGGCGATCCCGCGACCGATCCCTTCATTCGCGAAAATGCCTTCCATCTTCCGGCGCACCGTTTCGGCAATATCGTGCTCCTGCTCCAGCCTGCGCGCGGCTACCAGCTCGACGAGACCGAGAGCTATCACGATCCGGCGCTGGTCCCGCCCCACGCCTATATCGCCGCCTATCTTTGGCTCCGCCACGAATTCGGCGCCCATGCCCTGGTGCACAATGGCAAACATGGCACGCTCGAATGGCTGCCCGGCAAGGCCACGGCGCTCGACGCCGATTGCTATCCCGACGCGCTCTGGGGCCAGCTGCCCCATCTTTATCCCTTCATCGTCAACGATCCCGGCGAGGGCACCCAGGCCAAGCGCCGCACCGGTGCGGTCATCATCGACCACCTCGTACCCCCGCTCACCCGCGCCGAAACCTATGGTCCCTTAAAAGACCTCGAAGCGCTGCTCGATGAATATTACGCCGCCTCCGGCATGGATCGCCGCCGTCTGGCCGATCTCAAAAGCCGCATTCTCGACTTCACCCGCGACAGCCGCCTCGACACCGATATCGGACTGCCCGAGGACGAGACCGAGGCCCTGATCAAGATCGACAACTTCCTCTGCGACCTCAAGGAAGCCCAGATCCGCGATGGCCTGCACATCTTTGGCCAGTCGCCAGCGGGCGATCTCCAGCGCGATCTCGCCGTCGCCCTTGCCCGCATTCCCCGCGGCGAAAGCCCCTCCGAAAACTCCCTCATCCGCGCCCTCGCCGACGACCTCAAACTCGGCGTCGATCCACTGACGGCTGAACTCGGTGCGCCCTGGACGGGCCCCCAGCTGCCTCCACGAACACCGCTCGGCACCTCCCCCCTTGAGGAGGAGGCTGGGAGGGGGGTAAATCCCCGCACCATCGGTGACATCCTCGAGTACCTCGAAGCCCTCGCCGCCGAGCTCATTACCGGCACCCGAACCTGTCCCCCCGAGTGGACCGCCACCAACGCCGTCCTCGACACGGTGAAAACTCTCATCCTGCCGCGACTTGCCGCATCCGGCCCCTCTGAAATGGCCGCTTTCCTCGCCGGCCTCGACGGCAAATTCATCGCCCCCGGTCCCTCCGGCGCACCGTCCCGTGGCCGGCTCGATGTCCTGCCCACCGGGCGCAATTTCTATTCCGTCGATGCCCGCGCCGTCCCCACGCCGAGCGCCTGGGAACTCGGCCGGAAATCCGCCGAAAGCCTCGTGCTCCGCCACCTCCAGGATCACGGGCATTATCTCAAATCCGTTGCCCTCTCCGTCTGGGGCACGGCCAATATGCGCACCGGCGGCGACGATATCGCCCAGGCCCTCGCGCTCATCGGCGCCAAACCCACCTGGGACCCCGGTTCCCTCCGCGTCTCCGGCTATGAAATCGTGCCGCTGGCCAAGCTCGGCCGCCCGCGCGTCGATGTCACCCTGCGCATTTCCGGCTTCTTCCGCGACGCCTTCCCGGCCCAGATCGCCCTGTTCGATCGTGCCATCCGCGCCGTCGGGGCGCTTGATGAGCCCGAAGAAGATAACCCCATCGCCGCTCGCATGCGCGCCGAAGCCCTTGGCCTCATGGCGGCTGGCAAGACCGAAGCCGAGGCCTCCCTCGAAGCCGGCGCCCGCATTTTCGGTTCAAAGCCGGGCACCTATGGCGCCGGTCTCGGCCAACTCATCGACAATGGCAAATGGTCCGAGAAGGCCGATCTCGCCGACCAGTTCCTGCGCTGGGGCCAATACGCCTATGGCGCAAAGGCCGACGGCATTGCCCTCCACGACCGCTTCGCCGCCCGCCTCGGCCAGATCGACGCCGTCCTCCACAATCAGGACAATCGCGAGCACGATCTGCTCGACAGTGACAATTACTACCAGTTCGAGGGTGGCCTCTCCGCCGCCGCCGAAACCCTCTCCGGCCACAAACCGGCGGCTTATCACAACGACCATTCCCGCCCCGAAACCCCAAAGATCCGGACGCTGGAACAGGAAATCTCCCATGTCATGCGCTCGCGCGTCGTCAATCCCAAATGGATTGCCGGCATGCAGCGCCATGGCTATCGCGGCGCCTTCGAAATCATCGCCACAGTCGATTTCATGTTCGCCTACGCCGCCACCACCGGCGCGGTGAAAACCCACCATTTCGATCTGGCCTTCGAAGCCTTCGTCGAAAACGACGCCATCCGTGACTGGTTGAAATCGGTCAATCGCTATGGCTATGACGAGCTCATCGAAAAATTCCGGGACGCCCGCCAGCGCGGTCTCTGGTCGCCCCGTTCCAACTCCGTCTATGCTTTCCTCGAGGGGGAGGCATGA
- a CDS encoding alkylphosphonate utilization protein has protein sequence MTEITRDSNGNELNDGDAVTLIKDLKVKGTSVVLKRGTLVKNIRLTGDTAEIECNAEKVKGLVLRTEFLKKA, from the coding sequence ATGACCGAAATCACCCGTGATTCCAACGGCAACGAGCTCAATGATGGCGATGCGGTCACCCTCATCAAGGATCTCAAAGTCAAGGGCACCTCTGTCGTTCTCAAGCGCGGCACATTGGTCAAGAACATCCGCCTCACCGGCGACACCGCCGAAATCGAGTGCAATGCCGAAAAGGTAAAGGGACTGGTCCTGCGCACCGAGTTCCTCAAGAAGGCCTGA